A single genomic interval of Pyrus communis chromosome 5, drPyrComm1.1, whole genome shotgun sequence harbors:
- the LOC137733291 gene encoding cytochrome P450 714C2-like translates to MEIIIRFFIIAIVMALLYVFCSLIFSLWVFPALAYRKLKKNGLDGPSPSFPFGNISEMKKENINVKSSSISHDIHSTLFPFFARWQNSFGKMFVYWLGTEPFLYIADPELLKKLSTEVTAKNWGKPAVFRRDREAMFGNGLVMSEGDDWARHRHVITPAFNPTNLKAMASLMVETTNKMLDNWTTLVDSGTQEFDIEREITATAGEIIAKTSFGISYQSGRLVFEKLRALQTTLFKTIRFVGVPFGKMMHPKKALEARKLGQEINELFLSLIDERRKMITGSGPQNDLLGSLLKQSEHGGFTKSLTTKEVVDECKTFFFGGHETTALAITWTMLLLATHQDWQDQLREEIREVVGDKEIDVNMLSGLKKMGWVMNEVLRLYPSAPNAQRQAKADIQVNHDLSIPSGTNMWIDIVGMHHDPALWGDDVNEFKPERFKDSIHGGCKHKMGYLPFGFGGRMCIGRNLTFLEYKIVLTLILSRFSFTISPTYCHSPSIVLSLRPSDGLPLVLQPL, encoded by the exons ATGGAGATCATCATTCGATTTTTCATCATCGCCATCGTCATGGCGCTGCTGTACGTCTTTTGCAGTTTAATATTTTCCTTGTGGGTTTTTCCAGCTCTTGCATATAGGAAGCTCAAGAAAAATGGGTTAGATGGTCCATCTCCAAGTTTTCCATTCGGAAATATCAGTGAGATGAAAAAGGAGAACATCAATGTTAAAAGCTCAAGTATCTCCCATGACATACACTCGACTCTCTTTCCCTTTTTTGCTCGCTGGCAAAATTCTTTCG GAAAGATGTTCGTTTATTGGTTGGGGACGGAGCCATTTTTGTACATAGCAGATCCAGAGCTACTGAAAAAACTGTCTACGGAGGTGACAGCAAAAAACTGGGGGAAGCCTGCGGTGTTCCGACGCGATAGAGAAGCGATGTTCGGTAATGGCCTAGTCATGTCCGAAGGCGATGACTGGGCCCGTCACCGCCATGTTATCACTCCTGCTTTTAACCCAACAAACTTGAAG GCAATGGCGAGCTTAATGGTGGAGACCACCAACAAAATGCTAGACAATTGGACGACCCTCGTAGATTCCGGCACTCAAGAATTCGATATCGAAAGAGAAATCACAGCAACCGCCGGAGAGATCATCGCCAAAACCAGCTTTGGCATCAGCTACCAAAGTGGCCGGCTAGTGTTCGAAAAACTAAGAGCCTTGCAAACGACACTATTCAAAACGATCCGTTTCGTGGGAGTTCCTTTCGGGAAAATGATGCACCCTAAGAAAGCCCTAGAGGCCAGAAAACTTGGGCAAGAAATTAACGAATTGTTCTTGTCACTAATTGACGAAAGACGCAAAATGATCACAGGGTCAGGGCCGCAGAACGACCTGCTTGGCTCGTTGCTTAAACAGAGTGAACATGGAGGGTTCACAAAGTCCTTAACTACAAAAGAAGTTGTGGATGAGTGCAAGACATTCTTCTTTGGAGGTCATGAGACAACTGCATTGGCAATCACATGGACAATGTTGCTCCTGGCCACCCACCAGGATTGGCAAGATCAGTTGAGAGAGGAGATTAGGGAAGTGGTCGGAGACAAAGAAATTGACGTGAACATGCTTTCTGGGCTAAAGAAG ATGGGATGGGTGATGAACGAAGTCTTGCGGCTATACCCTTCAGCACCAAATGCACAAAGGCAAGCCAAAGCCGACATTCAAGTGAACCACGACCTGTCGATTCCGAGTGGAACAAACATGTGGATTGACATCGTCGGCATGCACCATGACCCGGCCCTGTGGGGCGACGACGTCAACGAGTTCAAGCCGGAGAGGTTCAAGGACAGCATCCACGGGGGGTGCAAGCACAAGATGGGGTACTTGCCTTTTGGTTTTGGAGGGAGAATGTGCATCGGTAGAAACTTGACTTTCTTGGAGTACAAGATAGTTCTAACCCTAATTCTATCTAGGTTTTCGTTTACCATCTCTCCAACATACTGCCATTCCCCTTCTATTGTCCTATCTCTGAGACCTTCCGACGGCCTGCCTCTAGTACTCCAACCCCTCTAG